From Rhizobium sp. TH2, one genomic window encodes:
- a CDS encoding DUF5906 domain-containing protein has product MHLNYNESTKKLFALNENHILIKSNGKLKILDIETDPAGYHVFNFTTPHDFCTFYSNQKIPSERGLVKVGNAWMEWEGRNQKYGLDFDPNGAPDNIFNMYQPSKIAAIEGDCQLYLDHIFHVIAGGKPERYEFVLDFLADGVQNPGVRPGVAIVLRGQQGTGKGQFVHYYSQLFGPQFAHVVNSDQIFGRFNSMLMNKLLIFLDEATWGGDKEKEGKLKALVTEPTVIIERKGQEAFVQKNFARLIFASNNKWVIAAGDRERRFCVFDVSVCRRGDTEYFAAMAHQMKNGGLEALMHLLQNRDLTGVNIRNFPRTSALDEQVRRNFDAFHAWWNDCLTRGYILPPELDPHGHFDHWENAVPIELCHDSLVISAKKRLVKNHLSETELGIELRKVLPNVIVKKITLPKAPGSNGKTIRKNAYVLPPLDECRRYFDSLIGTETEWINAE; this is encoded by the coding sequence ATGCATCTGAACTATAATGAATCCACCAAAAAGCTATTTGCCCTGAACGAAAATCACATCCTGATCAAATCGAACGGCAAACTGAAAATCCTTGATATCGAAACTGATCCCGCGGGATATCACGTCTTCAATTTCACTACGCCGCACGATTTTTGCACGTTCTACTCCAATCAAAAAATTCCATCTGAGCGAGGCCTGGTGAAGGTGGGTAACGCCTGGATGGAGTGGGAGGGTCGAAATCAGAAATACGGTCTCGACTTCGATCCCAATGGCGCGCCGGACAACATTTTCAACATGTACCAGCCGTCGAAGATCGCTGCCATCGAAGGCGATTGCCAACTTTATCTCGATCACATCTTCCACGTCATCGCCGGTGGAAAACCGGAGCGATACGAGTTTGTCCTAGATTTCTTGGCCGACGGCGTTCAAAATCCTGGTGTCCGTCCTGGCGTCGCAATTGTTCTACGTGGGCAACAGGGCACCGGTAAGGGGCAGTTTGTCCATTACTATAGCCAACTTTTCGGACCTCAATTTGCGCATGTAGTGAATTCGGATCAAATTTTTGGCCGCTTCAATTCCATGCTCATGAATAAGCTGCTGATTTTCTTGGACGAGGCCACTTGGGGCGGCGACAAAGAAAAAGAGGGAAAACTGAAGGCCCTCGTCACGGAACCCACCGTGATCATCGAAAGGAAGGGCCAGGAAGCATTCGTCCAAAAGAACTTTGCCCGGTTGATTTTCGCTTCGAACAATAAATGGGTTATCGCTGCAGGTGACCGGGAACGCCGGTTCTGCGTCTTTGACGTCTCAGTTTGCCGCCGCGGCGATACCGAATATTTCGCCGCAATGGCGCATCAAATGAAAAATGGTGGCCTGGAAGCGCTTATGCATCTCCTGCAAAATCGCGACCTCACGGGCGTCAATATTCGCAATTTTCCCCGTACATCAGCTCTTGATGAACAGGTTCGACGCAATTTCGACGCCTTTCATGCCTGGTGGAATGACTGCCTCACGCGCGGCTATATCCTTCCGCCGGAACTCGATCCCCATGGTCATTTCGACCATTGGGAAAACGCCGTACCGATTGAACTTTGCCATGACTCCTTGGTGATTTCAGCGAAGAAGCGCCTTGTGAAAAATCATCTTAGCGAAACCGAACTGGGTATCGAGTTGCGTAAGGTCCTACCGAACGTCATTGTCAAGAAAATCACGCTTCCAAAGGCGCCGGGTTCGAACGGTAAAACGATCCGCAAAAATGCATATGTCCTGCCGCCCTTGGACGAATGCCGTCGCTATTTCGATTCCTTGATTGGGACCGAGACTGAATGGATAAACGCCGAATAA
- a CDS encoding response regulator, with product MSSKLTVLVVEDEPMIRLALVSVLEDEDYAVVEARTVLQAIAMLAKYDVHAVVTDVDMPGGLSGLDLVDMVAGFSRTMGIIVTSGRAIPSESPLPAGVIFLPKPYELETVVAELASQLRMHPAAMARGQKSRKQGS from the coding sequence ATGTCATCTAAACTCACAGTACTCGTCGTCGAGGACGAGCCCATGATCCGGCTCGCGCTTGTGTCCGTCCTCGAGGACGAAGACTACGCCGTAGTCGAGGCCCGAACAGTCCTTCAAGCGATTGCCATGCTAGCCAAGTACGATGTCCATGCTGTGGTAACCGATGTCGACATGCCCGGAGGACTTTCCGGTCTAGACTTGGTCGACATGGTCGCTGGATTTTCCCGAACGATGGGTATCATTGTCACGTCCGGTCGGGCGATACCCAGTGAAAGCCCCTTGCCAGCTGGCGTCATTTTCCTTCCCAAGCCTTACGAGTTGGAGACCGTCGTAGCCGAACTTGCAAGCCAACTTCGCATGCACCCCGCCGCCATGGCTCGGGGACAGAAATCGCGAAAACAAGGTTCCTAG
- a CDS encoding TetR/AcrR family transcriptional regulator, giving the protein MQITTPPAAKKRTRDAEATQKRIMAAAKKEFAKNGLGGARVDIIAEQASANKRMIYHYFESKETLFQRVLEEAYGDIRAAEQKLELDHLDPKTALEKLVRFTWKYYLANPEFITLVNSENLHKAKHLKKSEVIHTLSRKFINMVGTLLQRGVDAGVFREDIDPVQLNITIAAINYYYLTNRFTGSIVFERNLMAAEALEERINFNIETIMRLVCRS; this is encoded by the coding sequence ATGCAAATAACTACCCCGCCCGCCGCCAAGAAACGCACCCGCGATGCGGAGGCAACGCAGAAGCGCATCATGGCCGCGGCGAAGAAGGAATTCGCCAAAAACGGGCTCGGCGGCGCGCGCGTCGATATCATCGCCGAGCAGGCGAGCGCCAACAAGCGCATGATTTATCACTATTTCGAAAGCAAGGAGACGCTGTTCCAGCGAGTGCTGGAGGAAGCCTATGGCGACATCCGCGCCGCCGAGCAGAAGCTCGAACTCGACCATCTCGATCCGAAGACCGCGCTCGAAAAGCTCGTGCGCTTCACCTGGAAATACTATCTGGCCAATCCGGAATTCATCACGCTGGTCAATTCCGAGAACCTGCACAAGGCCAAGCACCTCAAGAAGTCCGAGGTCATCCATACGCTGAGCCGCAAGTTCATCAACATGGTCGGAACGCTGCTGCAGCGTGGCGTCGACGCTGGCGTGTTCCGCGAGGATATCGATCCGGTCCAGCTCAACATCACGATCGCAGCGATTAACTATTACTATCTCACCAACCGCTTCACCGGTTCCATCGTCTTCGAGCGCAATCTGATGGCCGCCGAGGCCCTAGAGGAGCGCATCAACTTCAACATCGAGACGATAATGCGGCTTGTCTGCAGGAGTTAG
- a CDS encoding sugar ABC transporter substrate-binding protein, with protein sequence MSYVKDFIEKETLRRREFLIGTALGLGGVVAASALGTSRAMAGENPALAWSYRDRTNPYWNSIVSGAESFVESLGKPKSELIHLIHDGSNEKCVADIKALLSKTNGNAAIACDPNDSPNCRPTVEAVKAAGGHVFTIWNKTDDLHPWDFGDNWVGHMSWSDLEPTTKTATMLFEAMGGSGGVVGLGGIAANIPAIERHQGMMEATKKFPDIKVLDYQAADWDTTKANEIMAAYLTTYGDEIKGVFCANDTMAYGAIEALRAEGLAGKIPVVAYDGGAQAIEYILKDELLVTCYTDPYWGGGIALSLAHAASTGKYKPSNEPKEHREFYGPTLLVTKADAQAFYDKHHKSHPDYNWGDYFGPTNGQIAYNRY encoded by the coding sequence ATGTCCTACGTGAAAGATTTCATCGAGAAAGAGACGCTTCGCCGCCGCGAGTTCTTGATCGGCACCGCACTCGGCCTGGGCGGCGTTGTTGCCGCATCCGCTCTCGGCACCAGCCGCGCCATGGCCGGCGAAAATCCCGCGCTTGCCTGGAGCTACCGCGACCGCACCAATCCGTACTGGAACTCGATAGTATCAGGCGCCGAATCCTTTGTCGAAAGCCTCGGCAAGCCGAAGTCCGAACTGATCCACTTGATCCACGATGGTTCGAACGAGAAATGCGTCGCGGACATCAAGGCGCTCCTTTCGAAGACCAACGGCAATGCGGCGATCGCCTGCGACCCGAACGACAGCCCGAATTGCCGCCCGACCGTTGAGGCCGTGAAGGCAGCCGGTGGCCATGTCTTCACCATCTGGAACAAGACCGACGATCTGCATCCCTGGGATTTCGGCGACAATTGGGTCGGCCACATGAGCTGGTCCGATCTCGAGCCGACCACCAAGACCGCGACCATGCTGTTCGAAGCCATGGGCGGCTCCGGCGGCGTCGTCGGTCTCGGCGGTATCGCGGCCAACATCCCGGCCATCGAGCGTCATCAGGGCATGATGGAAGCCACCAAGAAATTCCCCGATATCAAGGTGCTCGACTACCAGGCAGCCGATTGGGATACAACCAAGGCGAACGAGATTATGGCCGCCTACCTCACCACCTATGGCGATGAGATCAAGGGCGTCTTCTGCGCCAATGATACGATGGCCTATGGCGCGATCGAGGCATTGCGCGCCGAGGGTCTTGCCGGAAAGATCCCGGTCGTTGCCTATGACGGCGGCGCCCAGGCGATCGAATATATCCTGAAGGATGAGCTGCTGGTGACCTGCTATACCGATCCCTATTGGGGCGGCGGTATTGCACTGTCGCTCGCTCACGCGGCTTCGACCGGCAAATACAAGCCGAGCAATGAGCCGAAGGAACATCGCGAGTTCTATGGTCCGACGCTGCTCGTGACCAAGGCGGATGCGCAGGCATTCTACGACAAGCATCACAAGTCGCACCCGGATTACAATTGGGGTGACTATTTCGGCCCGACCAACGGCCAGATCGCCTACAACCGCTACTGA
- a CDS encoding ABC transporter permease has protein sequence MASIVEEGAKVTNVFAFNEVNIRKWAPVLVLLAVCIGFGLMNPNFLSVRNFARIGVLAAPALLVAIGVTFIIVMGSIDLSMEGVVTFSAVIFATIFKALGGTMFEGWLAFPAALAVGILMGLITGIAHVKLKIPSFMASLSMGFVGAGAVVILSGGYRITIDDAIFRSLLTVRVLQMPLMLYFALFMVAVAWFIERHTVIGRNIYAVGGGEDLAKASGLNTERVRIIGFALAGVFYALGSLLAVARVGIADGQSGSNLMFTSITAVVVGGTSLMGGTGGVLNTLVGVLIVASIMNGMVVVGLPSYIQSGVLGVMVIVAVALSINRKAVSLVK, from the coding sequence GTGGCGAGCATCGTGGAGGAGGGTGCGAAGGTGACAAATGTCTTTGCATTCAATGAGGTCAATATCCGCAAATGGGCGCCCGTTCTGGTGCTGCTCGCGGTGTGCATCGGCTTTGGTCTGATGAATCCGAACTTCCTGTCGGTCAGGAATTTCGCCCGCATCGGCGTGCTCGCGGCACCGGCTCTGCTGGTGGCCATCGGCGTGACCTTCATCATCGTCATGGGGTCGATCGACCTTTCCATGGAAGGCGTGGTCACGTTTTCGGCGGTTATCTTCGCCACGATTTTCAAAGCCTTGGGCGGCACGATGTTCGAGGGCTGGCTCGCATTCCCGGCCGCGCTGGCGGTGGGAATCCTGATGGGCCTGATCACCGGGATCGCCCATGTCAAACTCAAGATCCCGTCCTTCATGGCGAGCCTTTCAATGGGTTTCGTTGGTGCTGGCGCGGTCGTCATCCTCTCAGGCGGCTATCGCATCACCATCGATGACGCGATTTTCCGGTCGCTGCTGACGGTCCGCGTGCTGCAGATGCCGCTGATGCTCTATTTCGCCCTATTCATGGTTGCCGTCGCCTGGTTCATCGAGCGGCATACTGTTATCGGCCGCAACATCTACGCCGTCGGCGGCGGCGAGGACCTGGCGAAGGCCTCGGGCCTCAACACCGAGCGCGTCCGCATCATTGGCTTTGCGCTGGCCGGCGTCTTTTATGCACTGGGCTCGCTGCTGGCGGTGGCCCGTGTCGGCATCGCCGATGGTCAGTCCGGTTCGAATCTCATGTTCACCTCGATCACTGCTGTCGTGGTCGGGGGCACGTCGCTGATGGGCGGCACGGGCGGCGTGCTCAACACGCTGGTCGGCGTGCTGATTGTCGCGTCCATCATGAACGGAATGGTCGTTGTCGGACTGCCCAGCTACATCCAGAGCGGCGTCCTTGGCGTAATGGTCATCGTTGCCGTCGCGCTGTCGATC